A window of Chryseobacterium aquaeductus genomic DNA:
GAATAATGAATAAGCAGTCACCAGTAAATCTCCCAAATAAGCACTTTCGTTCACGTCTCTGGGTGCTTCATAAATCGCTTCGAGGAAAGTTTCCATTTCACGGATGGCATTTGACACGAAAACCGCCGTAAAGTTGTCACCATAGCCTAAACCACTCGCAATACCGGCTCCGATGGCGAAAATATTTTTAAGAATTGCACTGTACTCATTTCCCAAAATATCTTTACTCGAGTTGACTTTAATAAAATCTGAACTGAAAATACCCACCAATTTATCTGACGTTTCGTCTTCCACGGTTGCAACAGTAAGATAAGAAAGTCTCTCCATCGCAACTTCTTCTGCGTGACAAGGCCCGGCAATCACCGCTTGGTTTCTGAAACCGATCTGAAATTCTTCTTTCAAATAATGCGCCACCACATCATTCACTTTTGGAATAATCCCTTTAATCGCAGAAACAAAAATCTTGTCTTTGTACTCACAAGTCATTTTATCCATCGTATCCGAAAGATAAATTGACGGAGTTGCCAAAACTACAACATCGCACGCTGAAACCAACTCGTTGATATCTGTGGTGAGTTTTAAATTTTTAAGGTTAAAATTAACTGCTGTAAGATATGTCGGATTGTGACCACGAAGCTCAATTGCACCTTTCACAAATTCGTTTCTCACGCACCAATTCACAGTTTTACAATTTTCGACAAGCATTTTTACAATAGCCGTTGCAAAACTTCCGCTTCCGACAACGCCTACAGAAATATCTTTTTTAGCTTTTTTGGAGTTTGCAGATTCTAAAATTGTTTTCTTTTTCGCCATAATTCAAGTGTGAACTGCAAATATATTAAAACATAGAAATAACAGCAGTTTATTAACGTTATAAAGCTCTTTTTTTTTAAAATTTAATATTGCTATACAATTAAATAGCTAAAGATCCGTTATATACCGATCGTTATCGGTGTAATCTGATTATCCTTTTTTATGAGAAATACTTAATTTCAATCTAAATACTTGAAGTTTTTGAATTAAATAAATGACAGATATTCACTAAAAACAAATTTTAATTAAATTTGCACCCTTGAAACGGTATTTAAATTCTAAGAAAGAAAAATGAAGCAATTTTTAAGAAGCAATAAGAAGGTAAACATTCTGATCGGTGGACTTTTACTTATCGTTTTTGCACAAAGTATTTTTATCGCCAACTTATTTTCGAAAAGAGACGATAAAAATTATGAAGTTAATCTGGTAAAAATAAACACCGAAAAAGACAGTGTAGATTACCTGAAAATGAAGACAGACCTAAGTTTAGTAGACCAAACACTGGGACAGCTCAATTCATTTTTAAAATCTAAAGACATTAAGAACGAGAAACTGATGGTTCTTGATAATGACAGTATCTCAAACTCAATTTATCTGGCAAAACAATCTAACAGATATAGCCAATACCTGATGGATTTACAGAAAAAGCTGATGCAAGTTCCTTTGGGAATGCCGAGCGAAGGCTATATTTCATCCAATTTCGGAATCAGAAAAAACCCGATTCCACTCAAAACAGTGTATGCATCTGTAAAACCAACTGCAGAACTGAAACCAACCGTTGTAGCAGCTGCACCGAAACCTGAAGTAAAAGCAGAACCCGTTGAAAAAATCATTGAACTGACTGACAGTTACGGTAACAAGCGTGAGGTAAAAGTTATGGTAACGCCAAAAGCTAAAGTAGAAACTTCGGCAACTTTACCGGCAAATTCTTCAACGAAAACCGTGGCAACTACAACTTCAAAAGTACCTGAGAAAAACAATCCACCCGCTGAAGCAGACCAAATGCAGTTTCATAAAGGTTTAGACATTGCCGTTCCGTTTGGTTCTGATGTAATTGCTACCGCTGCCGGAACAGTAATATTCTCAGGACAAAAAGGTGGTTACGGAAACTGTGTAATCGTTTCTCACGGAAATGGTTTGGCAACGCTTTACGGACATTTATCTAAATTAGTTGCGAAGCCCAATGATAAAGTAAAAGTAGGACAGGTCATTGCAAAATCTGGTAATTCCGGACGTTCTACAGGACCGCATTTGCATTATGAAGTGCACAAAAACAATGCTCCGGTGAATCCGAAGTTGTTTATGAATTTGTAAAATTTACTCGATAAAAATAGTTTCGGCGGCACCTTTGGTGCCGCCGAAATTGTTTTATGACTTTTATTCATCGGATTATATCCGATGCTTTGTTAGGTCGCCTCGTTAGGGCTTGCTAGACAAAATTGAACTAGTAAGCAGCTGTAAAACGCTCACGAATATGGTTGTTCTGTTCGAGTTCATCAACTAAAGCAACGGCAACATCTTCGACAGAAAGAATACTTCTTCCGTTTTCATCAAAAACAGGCGATTCTAAAGCCGTTCTGTATTTTCCGGTTCTGATTCCTGCTGTTCCGGGATGCATTTCGATTGCGGGGCTGAAAAACGTCCATTCTAATGTGTTGTTTTGTTTGATAACATTTAAATAATCTCTTGCAGCAGTTGCTCCCGGTTTTATATCTGCAGGAAAATCCGGTCCGTCAACCACTTGATTTCCATCAATAAATAAACTTCCAGCTCCACCAACGGTAATAAATCTTTTAATACCAGATTGCTCTACCGCTTTCTCAATATTTTTACTTCCATTTAGGAAATCCTCATAAAGATTTGGGTTTGTCCATCCCGGATTGAAGGTATTGATTACAGCATCATTTCCTTCTAAAACTTTTGCAAACTCTTCCACATTGTTGACATCTGCACTGATTGCATTTACATTGTTTTTGACATCAACTTTCGAGCTGTCTCTTGCAATGGCATTCACTTCATAACCTCTATTTGATAATTCGTTAACGACTTGTTTTCCTACAAAACCTGTGGCTCCGATTACTGCTACTTTTTTGTTCATACTTTTTTGTTTATTTTAAATTTACGTAAATTGTAATAATTTTTGTTACACTTTTGATCAAAAAAAATCTTAATCAAACTGATCTGTAAATTCCTGAAGAGATTTGTCTCCTAAAAA
This region includes:
- a CDS encoding NAD(P)H-dependent glycerol-3-phosphate dehydrogenase; translated protein: MAKKKTILESANSKKAKKDISVGVVGSGSFATAIVKMLVENCKTVNWCVRNEFVKGAIELRGHNPTYLTAVNFNLKNLKLTTDINELVSACDVVVLATPSIYLSDTMDKMTCEYKDKIFVSAIKGIIPKVNDVVAHYLKEEFQIGFRNQAVIAGPCHAEEVAMERLSYLTVATVEDETSDKLVGIFSSDFIKVNSSKDILGNEYSAILKNIFAIGAGIASGLGYGDNFTAVFVSNAIREMETFLEAIYEAPRDVNESAYLGDLLVTAYSLFSRNRNLGNLIGKGYTVKSAIQSMNMVAEGYYAADSIYKTARQKNLELPIIDTIYAILYEGKNAEKQFKKLTAKLN
- a CDS encoding M23 family metallopeptidase — its product is MKQFLRSNKKVNILIGGLLLIVFAQSIFIANLFSKRDDKNYEVNLVKINTEKDSVDYLKMKTDLSLVDQTLGQLNSFLKSKDIKNEKLMVLDNDSISNSIYLAKQSNRYSQYLMDLQKKLMQVPLGMPSEGYISSNFGIRKNPIPLKTVYASVKPTAELKPTVVAAAPKPEVKAEPVEKIIELTDSYGNKREVKVMVTPKAKVETSATLPANSSTKTVATTTSKVPEKNNPPAEADQMQFHKGLDIAVPFGSDVIATAAGTVIFSGQKGGYGNCVIVSHGNGLATLYGHLSKLVAKPNDKVKVGQVIAKSGNSGRSTGPHLHYEVHKNNAPVNPKLFMNL
- a CDS encoding NAD(P)-dependent oxidoreductase, coding for MNKKVAVIGATGFVGKQVVNELSNRGYEVNAIARDSSKVDVKNNVNAISADVNNVEEFAKVLEGNDAVINTFNPGWTNPNLYEDFLNGSKNIEKAVEQSGIKRFITVGGAGSLFIDGNQVVDGPDFPADIKPGATAARDYLNVIKQNNTLEWTFFSPAIEMHPGTAGIRTGKYRTALESPVFDENGRSILSVEDVAVALVDELEQNNHIRERFTAAY